The nucleotide sequence TCAAAAACCAGATCCACGACGTCAACGACATCATTCAGCACTCCGGGCCGGTCCTGGACAGTCAGGTCAACTCGGGCAGTGCGATCGAACGCTGGGCGCGCAACCTGAACACGTTGGCGGCCCAGACCGCGCAAAATGACCAGCACGTCAGGAGCACCCTGAGGCAGGCGGCGCCGACCGCCGATCAGGTTAACGAGCTTTTCAACGACGTCCGGGACTCGCTGCCGCAGACGCTGGCGAACCTCGAGGTGGTGTTCGACCTGTTGAAGAAGTACCACGCCGGGGTCGAGCAGGTGCTGGTGTTCCTGCCGCAGGGGGCTTCGATCGCGCAGACGGTGTCGGCGCCGTTCCCCCGCCAGGCCGCCCTCGACCTGGCGTTGTCGATCAACCAGCCGCCGCCCTGCCTGACGGGCTTCATTCCGGCATCGGAGTGGCGGTCCCCGGCCGACACCAGCCTGGCGCCGCTGCCCACCGGCACCTACTGCAAGATCCCGATGGATACGCCGGCCAACAGCGTGCGCGGATCGCGCAACATTCCGTGTGTCGACGTCCCGGGCAAGCGGGCGGCCTCGCCGCGGGAGTGCCGCTCCGACAAGCCGTATGTCCCGCTGGGCACCAACCCCTGGTTCGGCGAGCCGAACCAGATCCTGACCTGCCCGGCGCCCGCGGCGCGCTGCGACCAGTCGGTGCGGCCCGGCATGGTGATCCCCGCGCCGTCGGTGGACAACGGGTTGAACCCGGCGCCGGCCGACCGGCTGCCGCCGGGCGGGCTGACGCCGCCCCCGATCAGCGACCCGCTGCAACGGCCCGGTTCGGGCAGCGTGCAGTGCAACGGACAGCAGCCCAACCCGTGTGTCTACACTCCGGGCGGGCCCCCGACTGCGGTATACAGTCCGCAGAGTGGTGAGCTGGTAGGACCCGACGGGATCAAGTACTCGGTCCAGAATTCGGTCAAGACGGGGGACGACGGATGGAAGGAGATGCTGGCGCCAATCGCCGGCTGAACCACCACCGATGTCGATGAGACGACGTCTGCGTAATCGGCGGACAACGATTCCTGCGGAATCCACGGAGGTGACGGCCGAGGAATCGCAAGATTCCGCGGAGGTGACGGCCGAGGACTCGGCCGACACGGAGGTGGCGG is from Mycobacterium conspicuum and encodes:
- a CDS encoding virulence factor Mce family protein, with product MLTPFVRRQLIAFAILTVVSIFVLGVYYLQVPSLVGIGRYDLKAELPASGGLYPTANVTYRGITIGKVTDVEPTEQGARATMSIDSRYKIPIDATANVHSVSAVGEQYLDLVSTGNPGKYFSDGQTIAKGTVPSEIGPALDTANRGLAALPADKIPQLLDETALSVGGLGPALQRLVDGTQAIVGDFKNQIHDVNDIIQHSGPVLDSQVNSGSAIERWARNLNTLAAQTAQNDQHVRSTLRQAAPTADQVNELFNDVRDSLPQTLANLEVVFDLLKKYHAGVEQVLVFLPQGASIAQTVSAPFPRQAALDLALSINQPPPCLTGFIPASEWRSPADTSLAPLPTGTYCKIPMDTPANSVRGSRNIPCVDVPGKRAASPRECRSDKPYVPLGTNPWFGEPNQILTCPAPAARCDQSVRPGMVIPAPSVDNGLNPAPADRLPPGGLTPPPISDPLQRPGSGSVQCNGQQPNPCVYTPGGPPTAVYSPQSGELVGPDGIKYSVQNSVKTGDDGWKEMLAPIAG